The sequence ATCCCACAGAAACAGCGGCCCGCTCCTGCGCGGCGGGAAGTTCGCAGGGGACAGAGCACGAAGCAGAGCCTTTGCCACCAGCCACACCTGCTAGACATCTCCAAGCACAGCCACATGTGGATACACTTCTCAGAGTTGTAAGAGccaagaaagaagaggagagaggtgCTTTTTTAGAGAGAGACTCAGACAGGTAGGAGAGGGAGGTCTATGTACAGCCCTGGTCCAGAGAGGCTCACTTTTCAGGCTTCTTTGGCAGCGGTCTTCGGAACAACAGGATGTGAGGCTCTGCAGGAAGGATGAAAAGTGCATATTAGGGTCAGTGTCAGCCAGAGCATGCTGCCACCTCCCCTCACATTCCTGTAGGGGCCGGCTGTCCCTGTGGCTGGTACCCTGGCAGCTGCCCAGGCACGTCTCACCTGGCTCATGGATCATGTAGTGGACCcagccctggctctgctgcacaCCCAGGTTCCTCCACTCTGACTCCGACATCAGGTGCGTCTTGGGCACTAGCTTGGCGATGTCCTTAGGCAGCATGACGTGCCTGGTGTGCCAGAGATGTTCAGTGAGGCAGTGTCCCCATCGGGCACCTCACCAGGGATGCGGTACCAGGACCCCTCGCCCTAATGCCCCTCCCGGGGCCCCGCACCAGGACACCCCCTGGGTCTCCAGCAGGTACCCGCGGCCAGGGCGCACCCCACCCGGCAGGCCCTGCGGCCAGGACGCTGCCCCCCAGCCTTcctcccggggggggggcgctaATGGGATCGCCCCCAACGCCTCCTCGGGCCCTCCCTCCCGGGGAGCCGGTACCGGGacagcgggccgggccgggcctccCTCCCGGAGGGCTGGCACCAACACCCCCGTCCCCCCCAGCCTCACCGGTACTCGAACTCCTCGTCGTCGTACTTGTCGGAGTAGTAGATCTGTTTGTGCGCCATGACACCCGCGGTCCGCCCCCTtcccggcagcccccgcccgccccgctcctcaccgcaccgcaccgcccGGGCCGTTGGGGCTcacgcacccccccccccccccccgcccccggcgcttTCAAacgccgccgctccgcgcgccTATtggcccgcgccgcggggcgggccgcgCGTcacgcggcggcgcgggagcgggTTGGCCGTGGcccgcgcggccgggcggggccgcTGCGCTCCCATTGGCCCGGCGGGCGCCCTCGCCtggcgggccgggcggccgcggcgcgtcACGTGACGGGGGCGCGGTGAGGCCGCGCCGGAGGCCGCGGGGCCGGAAGCGAGTggcggcgggagggcggggGCGAGGCGGtggcggagccgcggccgccggcagcggAGGAGACCGGCGCGAGACCCATGGTGCCCCGGTGAgcgcgcgcggcccggcccggcccggcccccaggggcggcgcggcgcggcgcggcgcgggacggcggcccggcggccccgggcgtgcggggcccggccccggcggggggtcgcggggccgccccgtcccggcggcgcccggcgggccgGAGCGGGTCTCCCgggcggctgcagcgccgcGGAGCTCCCGCGCTCGTGGCCCCCGCGGctgcgccgccggcccgccgagccccggccgGAGCGGTGCTGCCGCGGCCTCGGGGAGGCCCCGTCCCCAGGCGGCAGCTGGCGCCGCCCTGAGCGAGGCGCGTCCGGAGGCGCccgagccgccccggcgccTCCCGCTGCGCTGCCTTCCGCTGCGGCTCCTCGCAGGGCTTTGCCTTTGCGGCCCGGCGGTGCCCGGCGGTGTTGCTCCGCGTTGCGGCCATGTGCTTGCCTCCCGGGCCGTTCCCAGAACGCCAGCCGACTCCTGTAATTAGGCCACAGGGCGCCCTGGAGCTCAGCGCtgcgccggggcagccccggctCTGATGAACTGTCGTTTGTGCTGCGTTTACAGGCTTGAGCATGGAGGAAAAGTGACCCTGGTCCTGTGCAATGGGTTAACGGGGTTGTGCAAAGGACAGTTCTGGTCACAAGCGCTCCGCAGAGATTTTTGAGGCTTGACCTGCATCACGTGGCTTGTACAAAACGCTGCCTGTTCCCAGCTTAGCAGTAACTGTCTTAAGaacctgcagctctgcctggccGTGCCTGCGGTctgctgccccccagcagcCTTTTGGGAGGAGCGCCATGGGCTGGCCGGCCTGCTCCCAGAGCGCAGACTGGACACCCTGTGCTGCAGGAGAGCCCGTGTTCCTGGGGGCTGAACGGGGCAATGGTTCATTCTCAGCCGAAGGACTGGTGCAGTTGTGTTGCCTCAGGTGCTCCGCTAAGGATCCAGGAGTCTTGGCAGGCTTGCTCCTGCGTGGCTGGAGGCAGGACGGACTGTGTCTGGGAGCTGGGTGACGTGGTGTCTCGTCCTGATCCTGCCGCAGCCTCCCTGTGCGTCGCTCGCCCAGGTGGGGCGATGCCCTCCCGTAGGGCCCCTTTTTCTGTGCCTGGGAGCTCTTCCCCGTCCATGCTGTGCATGATGGTTGCTGTGTtgtggctgtgctgcctgctggcTGGGAGCCCTCTCGGGGTCCCTTGGCCCAGCTAGGCTGAAGCAGGGTTGCTGCGTCCTGGCAGGGACAGTGGTGATGCCAGCTGGAtgttgtgctgccctgtccttgAGGGCAACTGTGTCCCCTGTTTCGGTCAGTCACCCCCACCTCTTTTTAGCCTTGTGTTGCCCACCAGTTGCAGTGAGGCTGCCTTCGTCCTcgccttccctcccctcctcccgcCAGACCCCGCCGATAATCGTGGCTCCTGGAATACAAAGGCCTTGTTATTGCATTTCCTTTGCAGTGAGTGACCTGGCGCGGTGCTTGCAGACTGGCCCTGCCTAGGGCAGGTCTGCGATGCTGCGCTTGCCAAAGGGGCCTTCCTTATCTTGCTGCCTCCTGGTCTAATCACATTAGCTCCCGCCTGGGCTCCAGCGCTAGCTTTGCAGGCCCCAGATAAGGGCACAATTGCTACAAGGAAGTAAATCATGTTtgcctccctgctctgcttggCTGGCACGTTTTCGAGCCAACCACGTCTGCTCTGCAGTGGGAgttggagcagagcagggcagggcaggcgGGAGACAGGGTGGGAAGGGCAGgggctcccagggagctgctccTCTTGCCTGCCTTTTCCTTAGCTGCTGCCCTACTCCCTGAGCTTCCTGCCCCTCCTCGCTCTACACACATCTCTTTTGTAGCCTCTTCCCATTGCTCCTTCCTAGCACTGGGCTCCGTTTTGCACGCTCCTGTGGAGCTTGAGGCAGTGGCTGCATTCCTGCTCCTTTTGGACTGCTTCCTTGAGGAGAAGGTGGCTGTGCTGTGGGGGCTTGGGGCATCCTTTCAAAGTGGGGGTGCCAGCAAAGGGGGTGGCTCAGCACTTGGCACATGGGAAAGAGCAGAGGGCTCTGGAGCACCTCTGCTCTCTCCGTTTGCCCCCGCTCCCAGGGTGTGTCCACCTCCAGGCGCTGTTTACTGGGGCCTGGCAGCTGCCTGGGGCGGGGATTGGCTCCGGGGCCTGTCTCTGGTCGTAGCTTCTCCAAAGACAAGGTGCTCTCGGTCTGTTGCTTGTGGCGTTGCCTGCTCGGCTGGCAGAGAGTCCCTGGCACTGTTTGCCCGGATCTGTCCCTGGCCCACCATGTGCTGGTCTTGTGCTCCTGGCCTAGGTGAGAAGTGCCCCAGAGCATCTCTGCTCTCGCACTCCTCAGGATGGTGTCACGCGTCCTCCCACCTGGCGCTGGAGCACGGGccctggggaaggagggggctGTCCCTGAGTGTCTTGCTCCTGGGGGCTGGCAGCACCGTCTCCTCTGTCTCTCGTCTGTCACAGCCCCTTTTTGCATGTGGTCAGCCAGACGCTGTGGGGTCTGTCCCTTGGTGTGAGGGCCGCTTCCCTGGCAGGCTGGGGCAGGGCCGGCTAACTCCCTGTTTGTCCCTGAACCGCAGGTTGGATTGCCAGACGAGAGGGGCTGTTTCTGTTCCCTGCCTGGGGCCTGCCCTGCTCTCCCGCCGCAATGGAGTACGTGGTAAGGCCGGCCAGCTCTCGGGACTTCGGTGGAGGGCTAGGTGGCTTTGGTGATGGATCGTGCCTCCTCTCTCCCTTCGCTGGCAGGGCCCAGCCTCCTCTCCTGGTTTGCGCTGGCTTCTCCTTGCCTCTCTTCTGAGGGGTCTACGGTGGCTCCTCTCCAGAGTACTCTTCCTGACTGCTGAGCCGTGGCTTTGCAAGCTAGCAGCCTTCCCTGCCCCTCTGGGAGGGGATGTtcagggctgcagaggaggaggtaGCACGCAGGAACATATAGATGCCAAGTGATATTGTAGCGATGACTACTCTTCCTGCACTGTTTGGGAAAAAACCCAGCTGCTGGGTGACTGCCAGCATTTCTCTTTGGTTTGCACCCAGTTCCGCATGAGGTCTTGGGGCGGGAAGGGGCGTTTGCCTCCACTGCTCGCGCTGCGTGTCCTGGGGGAACATGGGGTAGCTTCAGAGAAACAGCTGCTGGCGCAGAGCTGGATCTTGCATTCTCTGCTTGTTACTGGCCCCAAAGCACCGTCCGTCTGGCTGCAGCAGGCCCTGCGTGGGGGAACGGGCAGGCAGTGCAGACCGAGTGGGAGTTCCCTCAGCCTCCCGCAGCCTGTGCACGCCCTCGCACGCAGAAGGCTGCGCGAGCGCCGCGTACGCCTGGCGAGGTGCGGACGTGCAGTGGCTGTCTGCCTGCGCGCGTTTCTGCGTGCACGCAGCTGCCTGCGCCTTTCTGCTCTGCGCGATTTCTTGCCAAACCACTCGCGTGTTCCAAATCTCTGACTCAGCTCCTGAGTTTGTGTTTCCTGGGAGGATGTTGGGCACTGGCCCAGCAGTAGGGGCCCGGAGCAGAGCCGCTCTGCTTGGCGCCTGCGGAAAGAGCAGGCTCCGCTGTGCCATCCTGGGCTAGACAGAAGACGCGCTCCCTCGTGCAGGCCCCCGGATCACCCCACGCTTCCCTGGAGTGGTCTGAGCCTCTGGCTGTGGCAGGCGGGAGGGAGACTTGTTTCCCACCGATGCGCTGGGGATGTGGTCTGCGCTCCATGGTGAGCTTTGTACAGAACAGCAGGGCTGTGGTGCTGTGCTGGGAAGAGGGATGTGGCTGGGTCCCAATTTGCCTCAACCCTTGCTGCAGGCTCCCTGCAGGCTTGTGCTGGAGGCTGCATCCTCCCTTCGCTCCTCTTCCTCGCCTGGAGTGTGCGCGAAGTCCCAGCCGCAGGCACCTGAAAGCGTTCTGCATCCGTCTGTCTCCCCTGGGCGCTGGAAGGATCTGGCTGATCCAGCACCTCCCCTGGCTTCCAGGGCACAAGGAGCGGCTCAGCTGGGACGCGTCTTGGGAGCTCCTGAGGGGCAGTTGTTCTGGCTGCTCCACttgtgctctgctgcagggcCAGGAGCTTGCTGCCGGCTTGCCTGGCAAGGCAGAGGGTTGCCGAGTGCTGGATGGGGCTCCAGGGTGGCTTGTTCAGACAGGGCTGCTGTTCCGTGGGTCTGTATGTCCGAGGCCGTGGGTGGCAGGGGAGAGGTTATCCGTAACTCCCCGGGGTGGGCTCTTGGGCTGGTGGGACCATGGCAGCCGCGCTGTTCAGAGGGGCTCCCGTGAGCCTCTTTATTCATGCTGGGagctttttgtctttgaaaagtGGAAGCGGTGATACGTGTTGTCGCTGTCCGGTGCCTGTGTTGGCTTGCAGGATAGGCACTGCCGGCTGGCAGGGGTCACGTGGGCTGTGCAGAGCGGGTTATCCGGGCTCAGCCTTGGTGCAGGAGCTTCtgataaaatcagaaattatgATATCTTATAAAAGCAGGGGCCTGTCTGAACAGGGGGCCGCAGCCGTAGCGCGTTCCTGGGGTGCGCCAGCGTGGTGGCCGTGTCTGGGAACGGCTGCTCCGGGCCCTGGGTGCCTGGGCTGGATCCTCCTGCCGCCGCTGGGGCCTGCGCACggtgggagggaaggggttAAGCCGAGCCTTCCCTTGTGCCGTTCCCACCAGCCCTTATcctggcagagagcagcagtcCGTGAGCTGGAGGAAGCTGCAGGGCCCTGGGGAGGTGGCGGGCAGGCAATAAACAGCGCTGGCGGGCTGGCGgcgcagaggaggaggaggaggaggagcccTCGCTCGGTGCGGGGCCGCCGGCTGCGTACCGGCGCTGGCCCTCGCAGGCCAGCCCGGCCGCCCTGTGCCCCTTCCTCTCCCCGCAGCAGGCTGCGGCTGGCCCACGTGGCACCGCGGAGCGGCCCTTTGGTTGGGGAAGGGCTGAGCTTTCCTGTCGGCGGGGTAGAGGCGACAGGAGAGATCCTGAGGCAGCAGGGCCTTCCCGGGGGGTTCAGCGCCGCGACCCGGCCTTGGGGAGGGCTTCCGCCGCCTTTCCCTGCCAGAAACGTGTGGCTGCGCTGGGGAGCTGGGCTCCTTTCTCAGGGAACGGCGGGGCTGCTGGGTCCCTGCTTCCTGGCTCTCTGGCCCCTGGCTTCCTGCGTTTCTTTAGAGCAGTTGTGCTGCAGGCCATGGGAAGGTCACAGCGctgagcggcggcggggccccaGGCAGGGACAAGCGCTTCGCGGGACGCCGGGCAGAGTCTCCGTGGGCCCGCGGGACGCTCTGCAGCCAAGGTGGGGGCCGGCACTCGCGGAGCCGGGGCGCTGGGCGGCAGGGGAGCAGCGAGGGCAGGCTCCTGCCCCAGGGCGCCtcggccctgctgctgctgggctccgGGAGGAGGCAGGTTAAACCGACCTGCTATAGTTAGCAGCAGCCCCTCGCGACGCCGCGCTCCGCACGGGAGACTatttccagctctggcctggcgTCCGTTCCGCCGTGCCTGTGGCCGCGTGCCAGTGTGTGCAGGGCGGCTGGGAAGCcgggcaggaggcagctggtgctgtgctggggctcTCCTCCAGTATCGCCCTGTGGTGGGTCCGAGCAGGGAGTGCCTGTCCCTTGGGCTGGACTCCTCTGTTTTTGGGTGGCGGATCCCCTGGTGTCCTGTTTTCAGAGCCCGGCAGAGCGCGTGGCACCTGGGAGCGCCCCGTGCTGTATAGCAGCAGTGAGCGGGCGCCCAGCGGTGGGTCAGAGGGGTAGGGAACCGCGGGGCAGCCCGAGATCGCTGCTTCAGCCACGGCAGGTAGAAGGGAATGGCTCCTGCCTCGCAGCGGGGCAGACGTAGGGTGCGTAGCatgaggctgcagagagcaaCGCCCGCTCAACACAGCGGAGCGGGCGTATGCGGGAACCAGGGTGCGTGCTGCGCAGTTGTGGCAGCCTGAGGTCCCATTGGCCTGATCCTGTTTGAGTGCTGGTGCATCAGAGGGTCTGATGTGGAAGGTGTGAGCACAGTGAGGCAGTGAGCCTTGCTCCCGGCGCTCCCCCATCCCACCAGGAGCGGGGCAGGCGTGAGCATTACACCCGCCTTTTGCTCCCGGCTCCGAGTCAGCACGCTCTCGCCCTTGCCCAGCGGCACCACCAGCAGAGCCCCCGTGCTCCGCAGGCTGCCGCGTCCACTCCCTGGGCTCCCGCTAGCTCCGCCTGTGACCTTGATTTTTCTGCTCCAGATCCGCGCTGGGTCCCCACCCCTCGGCGGGAGCCCCTCCTGCACTGCCTCGCCAGCCCCGCTTGCAGCCCCGTGCTGCAGGCAGATGCTGCTCCGGTGCCTGTGAGTCAGCACGGCCCTTCCGATTAGCAGCagccccttctcctctcccGGGAGGTGCAGTCACTTAGCGCTGGCCGGGATGCGGGAAGCAGCAGCgattagcagcagcagccgctTCTCCTCCCGgttcccagctgcagcagtggggagcCTGCACCGAGCCCTCGCTGCGCCCAAAGGCTCCGCAGCCACCCCGGACAGCCCACCTGTATCCTGCTCCCGGGgatcctcctcttcctcccagccGATCTTCCGGGCTAGATCTGTGCTGCGCTCCTGAAGGATTGGATGTGCCGACATCCCAACCAGCTGCGTGCACTGGAGGCGAGCTGCATTGCTGCCCCCCATCCTTGGGCGTCTCTGCCCCCTGCGAAGCCTGGGGAGCTAACGGCAACTGGCTGCAGCTGGCATGTGGGTTGCATAGCGCTGGCCACCACAGAAGGACCTTGTTTGCTCCTGGACGGTGCttggagcagggctgggctgggcttgGATGTGCTCTGTGGCTGCCTTGTCTCAGGGCTTTAAATATTCATGCTTTTGATTTCCTCTTAGCTGGTGGCGAGTGCTTGGGAGCGTAGGGGCTGGAGTGAGCCAGCTGGGGcggcagggcagcagctcttgAACCGtttgtggggcagagagggccAGATCGGGCCCTGACTGAAGACGATGGGATTTATTGCCAGCTGAGTTTGGGAGCAGTTTGGGGCAGCAAGGCTTGAGGATCTCCAAGCTGGGAGCCGAGCACACGGAGCACCCGAGCGCAGCTGCTCCGCGCAGCGTCCCGGCACCAGGGCGTAGCCACGGCCCCGTTTCCTCTCTGCCGAGCGCGGGGGCTGTGGAAGGACCAGGGGTCGCTCTCCATCTGGCTGGATCCGTGCGTCCCTACTGACGCTGACTGCTATAGATCGGCTGCGACGGCACGGAGCTGGGCAGCCCCTCGGACCCGCCTGCACGGCCGTGCCGGGAGGGGTGGGAGAGCCCTGCGCAGTGCTAGGAGACGAGCTCCGGCCACCCACACGTGAGCTGCTCCTGCGACACCCTCCTGGCTCCTGACTGCGTGGTGTCCTGTCCGCACTGAAGCTCTGTGGATCCCCGGGGTCAGCTCTCCTGCCCTCGAGCCATGCTGGGCGGGCGAGGGCTCAGCAACAAGTTTGCCCGAGGCTTGTGCTTGTGTGGGCAGTTCTGCTCTCTGGTGTCCCGGCTGCTGTCGGCTCTTGGACTCTCGATGGGGCCTCTGTAAGAACTGGGCAGCTGCCTCCACCCTGCTCCTGCGCTGAGTTGGCATGTCCCAGCCCTCCTAGCCTCTCCAGCATGGAtcttctgcagaagagcaaataCAGCCACCTGCGGGACGAGTCCGTCTCCTCCCTGGAGGAGACGGCGGGAGGCATGGGGGCCCCAGCCTCTCCAGAGGAGTCCTTTGCAGGCACGCAGTCTCTGCCTGGCTCCCTGTCATCCTCCTCCCTCAGCCCCATGCTGCCTCTTGGGGAGCTCTCGTCTGAGTCTGAGGACAGCCCCACCACCCTCTGCTCCTTCTTCCCCAAAATGGCCAACCTGAAGCTCTCTAACCCCgccagcctgctcagcctgcGGGGCTTCTCGGCTGGCAGCCTCAAGGAGGCCGGGAGCCCAGGGGAGCCCGTCCTGGGCGGGCCGCTTGCACCGGCTTTGGGGGGGGCTGCCAGCCCCAACTCAGCGGGGCCTGTCGCTGTCTGTTCCCAGGATATGAACAAGCTGAGCTGCGGGAAGAAGACGCGGGTGGAAGGTGGCCAACTTGGCGGTGATGAATGGACCCGCCACGGCAGTTTTGTCAATAAGCCCACCCGTGGCTGGCTGCACCCTGATGACAAGGTCATGGGCCCCGGAGTCTCTTACCACGTCAGGGTGAGTGTTTAGGGGAGGCGCAGGGTGCCCCAGGAAGGGGTATGGAGGGGTCTTGGGAGTGCCGGGTGGCTCTGTGGGTGTTCCTTGCAAGGCAGCTTGCCCTTCTTGAGACCTGTGCAGAGCCAGTGCCAAGAAGGGAGCTGTGGCCCATGGGGTATCGCCTTCCTGAGCACGTTTGTTCTGGGAACTCTGGTTCTGTAATGCTCCATGGATAatggagtgggggggggggatccccAGAGAGGTCACCTCTGTAGAACTGACGCACTTGGGGCTGTCTCCTCTATGCTCACCTTTGCAAACTCTGCGGGGTAGGAGGCACCTCTGCGGTGCCTGGtctgcctggctctgcagctgggCTCTCTCCTGTCTAGGATGGAAGGAGCCCACTGGCATTTGGCCTGCTAGCTTATGGTCTTCCCAAGGGAAGGGAAAACTTCCTGGGACATTCCATGGGGTCTCCCTGGCTTTGCTTCCATTTCCAGACTTGTTTGTTCCGTAGAGGTTCCTTCCGTGCCCCAAGGTGCCTGTCTGGGGCCTGCAGGTTCACTGTTGGGTGTGTGGTTTGAGTGGAGCTTGGGCCTGCAAACCTGTTGGGTGGCTTTGCTGGGATCAGGCTATCCTGTTAACTGCAGTCCATGTGGCACATCACAGCTCTAGTGCAGAAGAGCTCCGAGAAAGTACTCAGAATGTTCTGAGATGGGACAGGAGGAAGCACCCAGCTTCCTAACACTAGGGCTGGTGCTGGAGGGGTGTGTGGCACATCTTGGGGTGGCTCTGGCTGAGCTGCCTGGCATACGTGCACCTCAGGAGGACTAGGCAGCCTCACGTGGACTGTGGACAACCTGCTCTTGTGTTGCTGCAGACCTCTAATCACAGGTACACATGGCTGGGGCTGGCTTTGCTCGGAAAAGGCAGTTCTTTTCAGAAACAGCCCTCTGTTCCCTTGGTTAGGGTAGTTGCTAGAGGAAGCTAAGGGGGAAGTTTGGTGGTTCTTGCGCAGCCAAAGCAGTCACTGCAGCTGGGGTGACAGCTGGAAGCTTGCAGCAGCAAACTGCCTGGCAGCTCACCTCCAGGGAGCAGGGGGAAAGGGGCTCTAGCAGAGCTAGCACTGGGCTGACTGCGTGCATGGTATCTGTGTGCCGGGGCAGGACTGAATCTCTGGGGTCGCCAGAGGGGCTGGACCCACTCTGGGCACTGACATCCCTGCCTGCTCTCTCCTGCAGTACATGGGCTGTGTGGAAGTCCTCCAGTCCATGAGGGCTTTGGATTTCAACACCAGGACTCAGGTCACCAGGTGAGCTCTGTGTGACCTAAGCTGCATCtctgcaggggctgctgcttgtgggtctgacaacccccccccccccggggcagggaGTGTGGGGCTGCCTGGGGGGATTTTGCAGCCTGGAGCTGTGCAGGCGAGCCTGAGGCCCATGCAAGCCCCCAGCAGCATGTGGGGCTTTAAGGGGTGGCCAGGCTGTCTCTAGCTGTGGAGGAAGCTTCCTTGGAGATCAATGCACCTGTCAATGGGCTTCTTAGCTTGACCAGACAGGAAGCACTCCTGCAGCTCTATCAAATATTAACAGGAATGCTCTTCCCCTATTTGAAGAGTATTTTGCCTGCCCTAGCTAGGGTCTGGGAGCCAGTCTGTACTGCCTGAGGGatcccctttttttcccttgatctGTAACCCTGTCTGTTCTGCACTGGTCCCTGTGTCCTTGGCCCCAAGGTAACCAGTGAGTGTGGCAGTGCTAGCAGAGCCAGCCCATAGCAGGCAATCCAGGGGTCTGGAGCCTTGTCCGTGTGCCAGGGCAGGGGTTATGGGAGAATCTGGGAAGGCAGGTGGAGTGGGAAGCCCCTGGGCCAGAGCTGACATCTCGGCTGTGCTCCCTGCAGGGAGGCGATTGGCCTGGTGTGCGAGGCAGTGCCCGGTGCCAAGGGAGCCGTgcggaggaggaaggtgaggctgggagagggcagggctgggagctgccggcagcagctgtgggagCAGGCTTGTTTGTCTGGGCAGTGTGTGGCCGACAGCCAGAAGCGAGTCCAGCCAGTGCTGGCCCTGACTCAGAAGCGCCTGAGCTAGTTGCCACCTGGACCAGGAGGGTTTTCAAGGTGCCAGGCTGAAATCTTCCAC is a genomic window of Rhea pennata isolate bPtePen1 chromosome 31, bPtePen1.pri, whole genome shotgun sequence containing:
- the CKS1B gene encoding cyclin-dependent kinases regulatory subunit 1 isoform X1, coding for MAHKQIYYSDKYDDEEFEYRHVMLPKDIAKLVPKTHLMSESEWRNLGVQQSQGWVHYMIHEPEPHILLFRRPLPKKPENVSTCGCAWRCLAGVAGGKGSASCSVPCELPAAQERAAVSVGCARPARRD
- the CKS1B gene encoding cyclin-dependent kinases regulatory subunit 1 isoform X2, translating into MAHKQIYYSDKYDDEEFEYRHVMLPKDIAKLVPKTHLMSESEWRNLGVQQSQGWVHYMIHEPEPHILLFRRPLPKKPEK